In a genomic window of Amycolatopsis japonica:
- a CDS encoding GAF domain-containing sensor histidine kinase — protein MDPTLAARALSAATEITGTALSGDDPGDVLETVVARAVELAEADLGLVMVRADDGQVVAEAAHGATTQGLRGLAFSADSAAGQVARGGEPVVSEDFTVDPRTAPFVPPELQGFGPFAASAFGAGGRVLGALTVYRRHGGEPFSASTVEVLTAFAAQAGVVLALAEGANARHRVTLYQERERIARELHDVIVQRLYGAGMQLDRVRKNMRKRFAQADGARLSEAIDQLDQTIEEIRGTVRALRSPEPANETVTATDLAESARGEVRIAGELLGYPPTLELSGELADIPAEQADHIRAALREALSNVVRHSGASETRVTLSRDAEGVKLRVRDNGSGVPQGVAKRGLRHLAERATTSGGRFSINSSPSLGTLVAFDVPLDQTV, from the coding sequence ATGGATCCCACGCTTGCCGCGCGCGCACTGTCCGCCGCCACCGAGATCACAGGCACCGCCCTGTCCGGCGACGACCCGGGTGACGTGCTGGAGACCGTGGTCGCCCGCGCCGTCGAACTGGCCGAGGCCGACCTCGGTCTCGTCATGGTGCGCGCGGACGACGGCCAGGTGGTCGCGGAGGCCGCGCACGGGGCCACCACTCAAGGCCTGCGAGGGCTGGCCTTTTCCGCGGATTCCGCGGCGGGCCAGGTCGCGCGCGGCGGGGAGCCGGTGGTCAGCGAGGACTTCACCGTCGATCCCCGCACGGCGCCGTTCGTGCCGCCGGAGCTCCAGGGCTTCGGGCCTTTCGCCGCTTCGGCGTTCGGCGCGGGCGGGCGCGTCCTCGGCGCGCTCACCGTGTACCGCCGCCACGGCGGGGAACCGTTCTCCGCCAGCACGGTCGAGGTACTCACCGCGTTCGCCGCGCAGGCCGGCGTGGTGCTCGCGCTCGCGGAGGGCGCCAACGCCCGGCACCGCGTGACCCTCTACCAGGAGCGCGAACGTATCGCGCGCGAACTGCACGACGTCATCGTGCAGCGTCTCTACGGCGCCGGGATGCAGCTCGACCGCGTTCGCAAGAACATGCGGAAACGCTTCGCGCAGGCCGACGGCGCGCGGCTGTCCGAGGCGATCGACCAGCTCGACCAGACCATCGAAGAGATCCGCGGCACCGTGCGCGCCCTGCGCAGCCCGGAACCCGCGAACGAGACCGTCACCGCGACCGACCTCGCCGAGTCCGCGCGAGGCGAAGTGCGCATCGCGGGCGAGCTGCTCGGCTACCCGCCGACCCTCGAACTGTCGGGAGAGCTCGCCGACATCCCCGCCGAACAGGCGGACCACATCCGCGCGGCCCTGCGCGAGGCACTGTCCAATGTGGTCAGACACTCCGGGGCGAGCGAGACCCGCGTGACCCTCAGCCGCGACGCGGAAGGCGTCAAACTCCGTGTGCGGGACAACGGATCCGGTGTCCCGCAGGGGGTCGCCAAACGCGGTCTGCGTCATCTCGCCGAACGCGCGACGACGTCGGGCGGGCGCTTTTCGATCAATTCTTCCCCGAGTTTGGGGACATTGGTCGCTTTCGACGTTCCGCTCGATCAAACCGTGTGA
- a CDS encoding excalibur calcium-binding domain-containing protein, whose amino-acid sequence MSSVRRALGTAAILAGFSLFGPASVAFALAEAPAIADLDCGDFKYQEDAQAVLDKDRSDPHRLDEDGDGIACEKLPKRGTPPIVTSTPTLPSITTETRAPQFKDKDCADFPSQAAAQAELKKNPRDPHKLDADHDGYACESRFGEPAKSGQVKVKPVGGVATGGGEAVESNGGFLEVAAVALTGTALLTVSVAGASLVLRRRAER is encoded by the coding sequence ATGTCCTCGGTTCGTCGCGCCCTCGGCACGGCCGCCATCCTTGCCGGATTCTCCTTGTTCGGCCCCGCTTCCGTCGCTTTCGCGCTGGCCGAAGCGCCCGCGATCGCCGATCTGGACTGCGGTGATTTCAAGTATCAGGAAGACGCGCAGGCCGTGCTCGACAAAGATCGCTCCGATCCGCATCGCCTGGACGAAGACGGCGACGGAATCGCTTGCGAAAAGCTTCCCAAACGGGGAACTCCGCCGATCGTGACGAGCACGCCGACCCTTCCGTCGATCACCACGGAAACGCGGGCGCCGCAGTTCAAGGACAAGGATTGCGCCGATTTCCCCTCGCAAGCCGCCGCGCAGGCCGAGCTCAAGAAGAACCCGCGAGACCCGCACAAACTCGACGCCGACCACGACGGGTACGCCTGCGAATCCCGGTTCGGCGAACCCGCGAAATCCGGCCAGGTGAAGGTCAAACCCGTCGGTGGCGTCGCGACCGGTGGCGGGGAGGCCGTCGAAAGCAACGGCGGGTTCCTGGAGGTCGCCGCGGTCGCGCTGACCGGCACCGCCTTGCTGACCGTGTCGGTCGCGGGCGCGTCCCTGGTCCTTCGGCGGCGTGCGGAGCGATGA
- a CDS encoding class F sortase — protein MIRPSWRRWPFPLVVGTLLGVVLAAALTACAVPPSGKVASPASPPTMSAAAPSATVIPPVSPLAPAKPARLEIPAIGVRTGEIVDLGLAGDGTLQVPHDAITTGWFTGGPAPGEVGPAVLAGHVDYKKVPGVFVRLKELKAGDEALVHREDGISAVFTVYAVERHPKASFPTEKVYGDTTGPELRLITCGGDFDSSTGNYLDNVVAFAKLTRV, from the coding sequence ATGATCCGGCCTTCCTGGCGCCGGTGGCCGTTCCCGCTGGTCGTCGGCACGCTCCTCGGGGTGGTGCTCGCGGCCGCGCTGACCGCGTGCGCCGTCCCTCCCTCGGGCAAGGTCGCCTCGCCCGCGTCGCCGCCGACGATGTCCGCGGCGGCGCCTTCGGCCACGGTGATCCCGCCGGTCTCGCCGCTCGCGCCCGCGAAACCGGCGAGGCTCGAGATCCCGGCGATCGGCGTCCGCACCGGCGAGATCGTCGACCTCGGCCTGGCCGGTGACGGCACCCTGCAGGTGCCGCACGACGCGATCACCACCGGCTGGTTCACCGGTGGCCCGGCGCCGGGCGAGGTCGGCCCCGCTGTCCTCGCCGGGCACGTCGACTACAAGAAGGTCCCCGGCGTTTTCGTCCGGCTCAAGGAGCTGAAGGCCGGCGACGAGGCACTCGTGCATCGCGAGGACGGGATCAGCGCGGTGTTCACCGTGTACGCGGTCGAGCGGCATCCGAAGGCGTCCTTCCCCACGGAGAAGGTCTACGGCGACACGACCGGGCCGGAACTGCGGCTGATCACCTGCGGCGGGGATTTCGACTCCTCGACCGGCAACTATCTCGACAACGTCGTCGCCTTCGCGAAACTGACGCGCGTTTAG
- a CDS encoding histidine phosphatase family protein encodes MRTVYVVTHPEATHHVDHLVGGWYDSELTLEGERAAVAVAESLRAKVPDKVELYASDLRRTARTAELIGERLGVTPVLDRRLREKSYGEAGGKPQAWLDSRFVPPPAVGERLGHDEGILGAETKGAMAARVYAAMESILESPCEHQIVVTHGGALTFVIAAWIRMPLESAGYVDFRGSPGSVTVLREDDYFHNRQVVTLAGK; translated from the coding sequence ATGCGCACTGTCTACGTCGTCACGCATCCGGAGGCCACGCACCACGTCGATCACCTGGTGGGCGGGTGGTACGACTCAGAGCTCACTCTTGAGGGCGAACGCGCGGCCGTCGCCGTTGCCGAGTCGCTGCGCGCGAAGGTGCCGGACAAGGTGGAGCTCTACGCCTCGGATCTGCGCCGCACCGCGCGCACCGCGGAACTGATCGGCGAACGGCTCGGCGTGACCCCGGTCCTGGACCGGCGGCTGCGCGAGAAGTCGTACGGGGAAGCCGGCGGCAAACCGCAGGCGTGGCTGGACAGCCGGTTCGTCCCGCCGCCCGCCGTCGGCGAGCGGCTGGGACACGACGAAGGAATCCTCGGCGCCGAAACGAAAGGCGCGATGGCGGCGAGGGTCTACGCGGCCATGGAGTCGATCCTGGAGAGCCCGTGCGAGCACCAGATCGTCGTCACGCACGGTGGCGCGCTCACCTTCGTGATCGCCGCGTGGATCCGGATGCCGCTTGAATCTGCCGGGTACGTGGACTTCCGCGGTTCACCCGGCAGCGTCACCGTGCTGCGTGAGGACGACTACTTCCACAACCGGCAGGTCGTCACCCTCGCCGGGAAATGA
- a CDS encoding HAD family hydrolase has product MPRFLRAMALAAAVAVVPVALPGTATASTASRCPQLRLADHWYGDNAAKIQQVICGKKHGERPVAVFDWDNTVIKNDISDQTVFWMIRHDKVLQPRDQDWRTTSRYMTDAGANALSKACGTATPAGKPLPTSKNIACADELLSVRKSAKTTTGEEVFAGNNRRYMEAAYAWVAQINAGYRPDEVRAIARQARAAALLAPIGATQKVGSSTQVAWIRYYPEIKDLISTLTKAGFSTWVVSASPKEFADVWGSAVGIPPSRTLGIYSQTTNGRINGHLEGCGGHADGADEIMTYIDGKRCYINERILGIRGAKAMEPAPADKRQALAGGDATTDVTMLRDATGVRVTLNRNKDELMCRAYDNADGKWAVNPMFIEPFPALSRTYPCSTTAYENADGTHGPVLRDDGTVIPDQRDTVHP; this is encoded by the coding sequence ATGCCGAGGTTCCTGCGAGCCATGGCCCTTGCCGCCGCCGTGGCGGTCGTACCGGTGGCCTTGCCCGGCACGGCGACCGCCTCGACCGCGTCACGTTGTCCGCAGCTGCGGTTGGCCGACCATTGGTACGGCGACAACGCGGCGAAGATCCAGCAGGTCATCTGCGGTAAGAAGCACGGCGAGCGGCCGGTCGCCGTGTTCGATTGGGACAACACGGTCATCAAGAACGACATCTCCGACCAGACCGTCTTCTGGATGATCCGGCACGACAAGGTCCTCCAGCCGCGCGACCAGGACTGGCGCACGACCAGCCGCTACATGACCGACGCCGGCGCGAACGCGCTGAGCAAGGCGTGCGGTACCGCCACCCCGGCCGGGAAACCGCTTCCCACCAGCAAGAACATCGCCTGCGCCGACGAGCTGCTCTCGGTGCGGAAGAGCGCGAAGACGACCACCGGCGAAGAGGTCTTCGCGGGGAACAACCGGCGGTACATGGAGGCGGCCTACGCCTGGGTCGCGCAGATCAACGCAGGGTACCGTCCGGACGAGGTCCGCGCGATCGCCCGGCAGGCCAGGGCCGCGGCGCTGCTGGCGCCGATCGGGGCGACCCAGAAGGTCGGTTCGAGCACGCAGGTCGCGTGGATCCGGTACTACCCGGAGATCAAGGACCTGATCTCGACGCTCACCAAGGCGGGCTTCTCGACCTGGGTCGTTTCCGCCTCACCCAAGGAATTCGCGGACGTCTGGGGTTCCGCCGTCGGCATCCCGCCGAGCCGCACGCTGGGGATCTACTCGCAGACCACGAACGGCCGGATCAACGGACACCTCGAAGGCTGTGGCGGGCACGCCGACGGCGCCGACGAGATCATGACCTACATCGACGGCAAGCGTTGCTACATCAACGAACGCATCCTCGGGATCCGCGGTGCGAAGGCGATGGAACCGGCTCCGGCGGACAAGCGGCAGGCGCTCGCAGGCGGCGACGCGACCACCGACGTCACCATGCTGCGCGACGCCACCGGAGTCCGCGTCACGCTCAACCGCAACAAGGACGAGCTGATGTGCCGCGCCTACGACAACGCGGACGGGAAATGGGCGGTGAACCCGATGTTCATCGAGCCCTTCCCGGCACTGAGCCGCACCTATCCGTGCTCGACGACGGCGTACGAAAACGCCGACGGCACACACGGTCCGGTGCTGCGCGACGACGGCACGGTCATCCCGGATCAGCGGGACACCGTGCACCCCTGA
- a CDS encoding tetratricopeptide repeat protein, with the protein MVDLLQVVVDEAAKAAATSAVGAVSTAGRNVVSLLKERLGTGDSGKDALSSRALAAARADKEWADRLIEAVSELHSENASTATAGIENFRNHLAILADPPRTGLKLIVGPGGSGKTELARQIADRVQADFPSGRVEVSLARYRDGDEFDAAAVKRYVLEEFGIPRGEIPVDDEQLDRQFLSVLVTRSFVLILDDVELAAELALFTRFRTSLVLATASRYGRELKACDPQAIELRGLDQEGARQLLTDFCGKVRPSGEPVESDLLIGLCDRMPLALREVGVTLAGRAGETRPVAALLDEYRATGVVDAEGVIQDSLRRTFARLSDAAVEACALLAEHPGGFFTRATAAAMTGDPKVLDELIAAQLTHQFGDWYSLTILVGQYARGLTADRNAGFDRLLAHVRDTAVAADFRENPQRLRTYVVPSKRTWDLPVDHIDWLEWHRTLIGELVKLAWLRHRHKEALQLAGAFEALVNKRGYWREFVEISDWAVKAVEADKDAKPGQLPRALMMRGKARFLARWFPAAREDLDRAAEILAGPAVGIAERRWHTLRASLAEFRGRFHEEHADLLVHRRAGKAEIDRELGEAARQLRLACAISTELEDGPALAIHPRMLANVLIKLGEPNEAIAVLGTMSAEGRNRARVEMVYANAYLALGELSEARARFASAWNQLTSQRATQYAWELRELQARLMTAERDPGAIDVWGRLAYDATQIGHPRADRYFTALESSPPDRRR; encoded by the coding sequence GTGGTTGACCTGTTGCAGGTCGTCGTGGACGAAGCCGCGAAGGCGGCCGCGACCTCGGCGGTGGGCGCCGTGTCCACGGCCGGGCGGAACGTGGTGTCCCTGCTCAAGGAACGGCTCGGGACCGGTGATTCCGGAAAGGACGCGCTGAGTTCCCGTGCCCTCGCCGCCGCCCGCGCGGACAAGGAATGGGCGGACCGCCTGATCGAAGCGGTGTCGGAACTCCATTCCGAAAACGCGTCGACGGCCACGGCCGGTATCGAGAACTTCCGCAACCACTTGGCCATACTCGCCGACCCGCCCCGGACGGGGCTGAAACTGATCGTCGGCCCCGGCGGTTCGGGTAAGACCGAACTCGCCCGCCAGATCGCCGACCGGGTCCAAGCGGACTTCCCGTCGGGCCGGGTCGAAGTGTCGCTCGCCCGGTATCGCGACGGCGACGAATTCGACGCCGCGGCCGTGAAGCGGTACGTGCTCGAGGAATTCGGGATCCCCCGCGGCGAGATCCCGGTCGACGACGAACAACTGGACCGGCAGTTCCTGTCGGTGCTGGTCACCAGGTCGTTCGTGCTGATCCTGGACGACGTCGAGCTGGCGGCCGAACTGGCCTTGTTCACCCGCTTCCGCACCAGCCTCGTGCTGGCGACGGCTTCGCGGTACGGCCGCGAGCTGAAGGCGTGCGATCCCCAAGCCATCGAGCTCCGAGGGCTCGACCAAGAGGGTGCGCGCCAGCTGCTCACCGACTTCTGCGGCAAGGTCCGGCCATCGGGGGAACCGGTCGAGAGCGATCTGCTGATCGGGCTCTGCGACCGGATGCCGCTCGCACTCCGCGAGGTCGGCGTCACCCTGGCCGGTCGCGCCGGGGAGACCAGGCCGGTCGCCGCGCTGCTCGACGAGTACCGCGCGACCGGCGTCGTCGACGCCGAAGGCGTCATCCAGGACTCCCTGCGGCGGACGTTCGCTCGGCTGTCGGACGCCGCCGTCGAGGCCTGTGCTCTGCTGGCAGAGCATCCCGGCGGGTTCTTCACCAGGGCCACCGCGGCGGCGATGACCGGCGACCCGAAGGTCCTCGACGAACTGATCGCCGCGCAGCTGACCCATCAGTTCGGTGACTGGTATTCGCTGACAATCCTGGTGGGGCAGTACGCGCGCGGGCTGACGGCGGATCGGAACGCGGGCTTCGACCGTCTGCTCGCCCATGTCCGGGACACCGCGGTCGCGGCGGATTTCCGCGAGAACCCCCAGCGACTGCGCACCTACGTCGTTCCCTCGAAGCGGACTTGGGACCTGCCGGTCGATCACATCGATTGGCTGGAGTGGCATCGCACGCTGATCGGCGAACTGGTGAAGCTCGCTTGGCTGCGCCATCGCCACAAGGAAGCCTTGCAGCTGGCCGGAGCCTTCGAAGCGCTCGTGAACAAACGGGGCTACTGGCGCGAATTCGTCGAGATCAGCGACTGGGCGGTGAAAGCCGTCGAAGCCGATAAGGACGCGAAGCCCGGTCAGCTGCCGCGGGCACTGATGATGCGGGGCAAGGCCCGCTTCCTGGCTCGCTGGTTCCCCGCCGCGCGCGAGGATCTCGACAGGGCGGCCGAAATCCTCGCCGGTCCGGCGGTCGGCATCGCGGAACGCCGATGGCACACGCTGCGGGCGTCGCTGGCGGAGTTCCGGGGACGGTTCCACGAAGAGCACGCGGATCTGCTCGTCCATCGTCGGGCCGGGAAAGCGGAGATCGATCGGGAACTCGGGGAGGCCGCGCGGCAGCTCCGGCTCGCGTGCGCGATCAGCACCGAGCTCGAGGACGGTCCTGCGCTCGCCATCCATCCCAGAATGCTCGCCAACGTCCTGATCAAGCTCGGCGAACCGAACGAGGCGATCGCCGTCCTCGGCACGATGAGCGCCGAAGGACGCAACCGGGCACGGGTGGAAATGGTCTATGCCAACGCTTATCTGGCGCTCGGCGAACTCTCCGAGGCGCGAGCGCGGTTCGCGTCCGCCTGGAATCAGCTGACGTCCCAGCGGGCCACGCAATACGCCTGGGAGCTCAGGGAACTGCAGGCGCGCCTGATGACCGCCGAGCGCGATCCCGGCGCGATCGACGTATGGGGGCGGCTCGCCTACGACGCCACCCAGATCGGTCACCCGCGAGCCGACCGGTACTTCACCGCACTCGAATCGTCACCGCCCGATCGCCGACGCTGA
- a CDS encoding response regulator, producing MPIQVLLIDDHEVVRRGLRDLLTDEPDIEVVAEASGVDEALAVAMHVEPDVAVVDVRLGDGDGIALCRELRSKPNPPQCLMLTAFDDEEAMVGAIMAGAAGYLLKQVRGQDVVNAVREVAAGRSLLDPLSTARVLDKLRHPPEDELGSLTEREREVLDLIGQGMSNREIAERLFLAEKTVKNYVTSVLAKLGMQRRTQAAAWIARRDR from the coding sequence ATGCCGATCCAGGTGCTGCTCATCGACGACCACGAGGTGGTGCGGCGCGGTCTGCGTGACCTGCTCACCGACGAGCCCGACATCGAGGTCGTCGCCGAAGCGAGCGGGGTCGACGAGGCCCTCGCCGTGGCGATGCACGTCGAGCCGGACGTCGCCGTGGTCGACGTGCGGCTCGGCGACGGCGACGGCATCGCGCTCTGCCGTGAGCTGCGCTCGAAGCCGAACCCGCCGCAGTGCCTGATGCTGACCGCGTTCGACGACGAGGAGGCCATGGTCGGCGCGATCATGGCGGGCGCGGCCGGGTACCTGCTGAAACAGGTCCGCGGCCAGGACGTCGTCAACGCGGTCCGCGAGGTCGCGGCGGGCCGGTCGCTGCTCGACCCGCTGTCGACGGCGCGGGTGCTCGACAAGCTGCGGCATCCGCCCGAGGACGAACTCGGCTCCCTCACCGAACGCGAGCGCGAGGTGCTGGACCTGATCGGGCAGGGCATGTCCAACCGCGAGATCGCCGAGCGCCTGTTCCTCGCCGAAAAGACGGTGAAGAACTACGTGACGTCCGTGCTCGCGAAGCTGGGCATGCAGCGCCGCACGCAGGCCGCGGCATGGATCGCGCGCCGGGACAGGTAG